One genomic window of Bacteroidales bacterium includes the following:
- a CDS encoding SNF2-related protein, producing the protein MKSKLATKKKTAKKKPQQPKVPYSYKPDNMTLEEWQIALRKQFAVEQNFEVENIGNHPVFSDFNVCNPQTGKTYKVAIRDEKNGLNFCSCPDFKVSILGTCKHIEYMLHLLRKKNANKKYFKEGYLPEYSSISLRYGNERKIFLRIGTKNSAEIKKLSKNYFTNEYFLNDYGFENFEIFLTNATEMDSEFRCYQDALDYIINIRSAEKRKDIIDKKFNIKNSEKLFNNLLNTKLFPYQKEGIVFAAKAGRCLIADEMGLGKTIQAIGAAELMAKEFGVEKVLIICPTSLKYQWKSEIKKFTGKDALVIEGIYHKRHEQYFKNDFYKIASYNVIKNDIEQINKFAPDLIILDEAQRIKNWKTKTAQNVKLLSSEYAFVLTGTPLENKLEELHSIIQFIDIFRLGPLFRFLNQHQETDDSGKVIGYTNLHKISKTLQSVLIRRNKKEIINQLPERIDKNYFVPVTKEQMNAHDDYFEVVSRLVNKWKRFKFLSEQDRQRLLIALNCMRMVSDSTYILDQKTRFDTKIGELMIILEEIFENAEEKVVVFSQWERMTRLVAKELDTLGVKYEYLHGGIPGNKRKDLLDNFHNDPESRVFLSTDAGGVGLNLQCAGTVINLDIPWNPAVLEQRIARVHRLGQKNHVRVMNFVSSGTIEERILSLIGFKQSVFKGVFDMGDNNVFMGEDRFKQFMKTVETITETPVEKLEPILTTEENINEDEVNKKAGIPEELIVESEIKETLAKPIDTQIPVYIKEPQTALSNTLSDLFVTGIDFLQKLGNSINDVKSGKNSASSFIEKDTATGKPYFKIPIPDEKVVEQAMNALSKLLQLFKKE; encoded by the coding sequence ATGAAATCAAAATTAGCAACAAAGAAAAAAACAGCTAAAAAAAAACCTCAGCAACCAAAAGTTCCTTATTCTTACAAACCCGATAACATGACTCTTGAGGAATGGCAGATAGCTTTAAGAAAACAATTTGCTGTTGAACAAAATTTTGAAGTTGAAAATATCGGTAATCATCCTGTGTTTTCCGATTTTAATGTATGTAATCCCCAAACAGGCAAAACTTATAAAGTTGCAATACGCGATGAAAAAAACGGATTGAATTTTTGCTCATGTCCCGATTTTAAAGTAAGCATACTTGGAACATGCAAGCACATCGAATATATGCTTCATCTTTTAAGAAAGAAAAATGCAAATAAAAAATATTTTAAAGAAGGATACTTACCTGAATATTCGTCCATAAGCCTACGCTATGGTAATGAACGAAAAATATTTCTCAGAATAGGTACAAAAAATTCAGCAGAAATAAAAAAGTTGTCAAAAAATTATTTCACCAATGAATATTTTCTTAATGATTATGGTTTTGAAAATTTTGAAATATTTTTAACAAATGCGACTGAAATGGATTCTGAATTTCGCTGTTATCAGGACGCCTTAGATTATATTATCAATATAAGAAGCGCCGAGAAAAGAAAGGATATTATTGATAAAAAATTCAATATAAAAAATTCAGAAAAACTTTTTAATAATTTGCTGAACACAAAATTATTTCCTTACCAGAAAGAAGGAATTGTATTTGCCGCAAAAGCCGGTCGCTGCCTGATTGCCGATGAAATGGGACTGGGAAAAACCATACAGGCAATCGGCGCTGCCGAACTGATGGCAAAAGAATTCGGTGTTGAAAAAGTTTTGATAATTTGCCCTACATCGCTTAAATATCAATGGAAATCGGAAATAAAAAAATTCACGGGAAAAGATGCGCTTGTAATTGAAGGAATATATCACAAAAGACATGAACAATATTTTAAAAATGATTTTTATAAAATTGCAAGTTATAATGTTATTAAAAACGATATTGAACAAATAAATAAATTCGCTCCCGATCTTATCATTCTTGACGAAGCACAACGCATAAAAAACTGGAAAACAAAAACAGCGCAAAATGTAAAATTACTTTCTTCCGAATATGCCTTTGTTTTAACCGGTACTCCGCTTGAAAACAAACTCGAAGAACTTCATTCCATAATTCAGTTTATTGATATTTTTCGGCTTGGTCCTTTGTTCCGCTTCCTGAATCAACACCAGGAAACTGATGATAGCGGCAAAGTAATTGGCTACACCAACCTCCATAAAATCAGCAAGACATTGCAATCCGTTTTAATCAGGCGAAATAAAAAAGAAATTATTAATCAATTACCCGAAAGAATTGATAAAAATTATTTTGTCCCTGTAACAAAAGAGCAGATGAATGCCCATGATGATTATTTTGAAGTCGTTTCAAGATTAGTTAATAAATGGAAAAGGTTTAAATTTTTATCGGAACAGGACAGGCAACGCTTGCTTATTGCACTTAACTGTATGCGTATGGTGAGCGACAGCACATACATACTCGATCAGAAAACAAGATTCGATACAAAGATTGGTGAATTGATGATTATCCTCGAAGAAATTTTTGAAAATGCAGAAGAAAAAGTTGTTGTTTTCAGTCAGTGGGAAAGAATGACAAGGCTTGTCGCAAAAGAGTTAGACACGCTCGGAGTAAAATATGAATACCTGCACGGCGGCATTCCAGGCAATAAAAGAAAAGATTTGCTCGATAATTTTCATAACGATCCCGAAAGTCGGGTTTTTCTTTCCACTGATGCGGGGGGTGTAGGATTAAACCTGCAATGTGCCGGAACGGTTATAAATCTCGACATTCCATGGAATCCGGCAGTGCTTGAACAACGTATCGCACGCGTTCACAGGCTCGGACAAAAAAATCATGTAAGAGTGATGAATTTTGTTTCTTCCGGAACTATTGAAGAACGAATATTAAGTTTAATAGGTTTTAAACAATCGGTGTTTAAAGGCGTTTTTGACATGGGCGACAACAATGTATTCATGGGCGAAGACAGGTTTAAACAGTTTATGAAAACAGTTGAAACTATTACTGAAACCCCGGTAGAAAAACTTGAACCTATACTTACAACTGAAGAAAATATTAACGAAGATGAAGTTAACAAAAAAGCCGGTATCCCCGAAGAGCTTATAGTTGAAAGTGAAATAAAAGAAACGCTGGCAAAACCCATAGATACTCAAATACCTGTTTATATAAAAGAACCACAAACAGCACTCAGCAATACTTTGAGCGATTTATTTGTAACCGGTATTGATTTTTTGCAAAAACTCGGCAACTCTATTAACGATGTAAAATCAGGAAAAAATTCAGCTTCATCGTTCATAGAAAAAGATACTGCCACAGGAAAACCATATTTTAAAATTCCCATCCCTGACGAAAAAGTTGTGGAACAGGCTATGAATGCACTTAGCAAGTTGTTGCAATTATTTAAAAAAGAATGA
- a CDS encoding radical SAM protein codes for MAGFLFDSVVFGPVHSRRLGISLGVNLLPTGYKYCTYNCIYCECGWTEIKNINKIEFPPSMLVKQYLEKKLLEMQENKTLPDAISFAGNGEPTIHPEFPEIIDHTIALRNKYSPNSKIAVLSNSTMLHSPEVVEALKKIDLNILKLDAGTEETFHLVNEPRLNIHLEEIIQNLKLFQSNLIIQTLFVRGNYKGKCIDNTTETEVNAWLQHLKELKPERVMIYPIARGTPVRGLEKISLEELEAIAGKVRNIGLKAEVYY; via the coding sequence ATGGCAGGTTTTTTATTCGATAGTGTAGTATTCGGACCGGTTCACAGCCGAAGGCTGGGAATTTCGCTGGGAGTAAATCTATTACCAACAGGATATAAATACTGTACTTATAACTGTATTTACTGCGAATGCGGATGGACGGAAATCAAAAATATAAATAAAATTGAATTCCCTCCTTCAATGCTGGTTAAGCAATATCTTGAAAAAAAATTGCTCGAAATGCAGGAAAACAAAACATTGCCGGATGCAATATCATTTGCCGGTAACGGTGAACCTACCATTCATCCTGAATTTCCAGAAATAATCGATCATACTATAGCTTTAAGAAATAAATATTCGCCTAACAGCAAAATTGCCGTGCTGTCCAATTCAACTATGCTACATTCTCCTGAAGTTGTTGAAGCACTAAAAAAAATTGATTTAAATATTCTTAAACTGGATGCCGGTACCGAAGAAACTTTTCATCTGGTTAACGAACCTCGATTGAATATCCATCTGGAAGAAATTATTCAGAACCTGAAACTATTCCAATCGAATCTTATTATTCAAACACTTTTTGTCCGTGGAAATTATAAAGGAAAATGTATTGATAATACTACCGAAACAGAAGTAAATGCATGGCTGCAACATTTGAAAGAATTAAAACCCGAACGCGTAATGATATATCCTATTGCCAGGGGAACACCGGTAAGAGGTCTTGAAAAAATCAGCTTAGAAGAACTGGAAGCAATTGCAGGAAAAGTAAGGAATATCGGGCTAAAAGCAGAAGTGTATTATTAA
- a CDS encoding polyprenyl synthetase family protein, whose translation MTDEMDIIKAPIDKYLSEFEKRFKESMKSSVPLIDIITRYIYKRKGKQVRPMFVFLTAELCGGVTETTYTAATLIELLHTATLVHDDIVDDSNERRGFFSVNALWKNKIAVLVGDFLLSRGMLHAIDNNAIQLLQIVSNSVREMSEGELLQIQKARDLNIEENIYFDIIRKKTATLIASCCACGAASAGVEQSMIDKMYHFGELTGIAFQLKDDLFDYEKNSDTGKPHGIDIKEHKMTLPLIYMLRNMKYSERKRVINIIKNHSDDTVKVAEVIKRVNESGGIAYTRQKMLEYQQEAANMLLEFPDSEIRKSLERLVKYIVERKK comes from the coding sequence ATGACCGACGAAATGGATATCATAAAAGCTCCAATTGATAAATATCTTTCCGAATTTGAAAAAAGATTTAAGGAATCAATGAAAAGTTCTGTGCCTTTAATTGATATTATTACCCGGTATATTTACAAACGCAAAGGAAAACAGGTTCGCCCCATGTTTGTTTTTCTAACTGCCGAACTTTGTGGTGGTGTTACTGAAACAACATATACAGCTGCAACACTAATTGAATTATTACATACAGCAACATTAGTACATGATGATATTGTTGACGATTCAAATGAACGTCGTGGATTTTTTTCTGTGAATGCTTTATGGAAAAATAAAATTGCTGTATTGGTTGGCGATTTTCTTTTATCGCGGGGAATGCTTCATGCTATTGATAATAATGCGATTCAACTGTTACAAATTGTTTCCAACTCTGTACGCGAAATGAGCGAAGGGGAACTATTACAAATACAGAAAGCCCGCGATTTAAATATTGAAGAAAATATATATTTCGATATTATCCGAAAAAAAACGGCAACACTTATTGCTTCTTGTTGTGCTTGTGGTGCTGCATCTGCAGGTGTTGAACAAAGCATGATTGATAAAATGTATCACTTTGGTGAACTTACAGGAATTGCATTTCAGCTGAAAGATGATTTGTTCGATTATGAAAAAAATTCGGATACAGGAAAACCGCATGGCATCGATATTAAAGAGCATAAGATGACATTGCCTCTTATATATATGTTGCGTAATATGAAATATTCCGAAAGGAAAAGAGTTATTAATATTATTAAAAATCATAGTGATGATACCGTTAAAGTTGCGGAAGTCATTAAGCGGGTAAATGAAAGCGGAGGTATTGCATATACTCGTCAGAAAATGTTGGAATATCAGCAGGAGGCGGCAAATATGCTGCTTGAATTTCCCGATTCGGAAATACGTAAATCACTGGAAAGACTTGTTAAATATATTGTAGAAAGAAAAAAATAA
- a CDS encoding MFS transporter produces the protein MIEEKSAGRNALLAVILISSFFNPFMGAAVNIALPQIGNDFSMNAIGLSWVSMAFLLSSAIFLIPFGKAGDIWGRKKLFLYGNILFTLATLGCAFSFSEEIFLSFRFLQGVGGAMVGGTSMALITSAFPPNQRGKAIGMSVSAVYIGLSAAPLFGGMLTQAFGWHSLFYINATVGLFVIILTITSVRSEWQEAKGEKFDYVGSLIYIISMSALMFGLVKNSGLLSEILIVGGFAGLIFFIFLELKISSPILNVNLFRNNRTFAFSNLASLINYAATFAITFMLSLYLQNVRGLSPSDAGLLLVTQPVLMAVVAIFSGRLSDKIDSRILSSLGMSIIVIGLILLTFIKTDTPNIYLISSLAILGMGFGLFSSPNTNAVMSSVEKKFLGVASGINSTMRMTGQMVSMAIAALVIHIYVGEKKIEADTIPQYMTTLKVIFAVFAVLCFLGVFASLARGKKVEPSSLK, from the coding sequence ATGATTGAAGAAAAATCGGCAGGAAGAAATGCACTATTAGCAGTTATTCTTATTTCTTCATTTTTTAATCCTTTTATGGGAGCGGCTGTTAATATTGCGTTACCACAAATAGGAAATGATTTTTCGATGAATGCTATAGGACTTAGCTGGGTATCGATGGCATTTTTACTTTCTTCTGCAATTTTTTTGATACCTTTTGGAAAAGCCGGTGATATTTGGGGCAGGAAGAAATTATTTCTATACGGAAATATTTTATTCACTTTAGCAACACTGGGTTGTGCCTTTTCATTTTCTGAAGAAATATTTCTTTCGTTTCGCTTTCTTCAGGGAGTTGGCGGTGCAATGGTTGGAGGTACTAGCATGGCGCTGATTACTTCAGCATTTCCTCCTAATCAAAGAGGTAAAGCAATAGGGATGTCGGTTTCTGCAGTATACATAGGATTGTCGGCTGCGCCATTATTTGGCGGTATGCTTACACAAGCTTTCGGCTGGCATAGTTTATTTTATATTAATGCAACGGTTGGTTTGTTTGTAATCATATTAACGATAACTTCAGTTCGAAGTGAATGGCAGGAAGCAAAAGGAGAAAAATTTGATTACGTAGGTTCATTGATATATATAATTTCAATGTCGGCGCTGATGTTTGGTCTTGTAAAAAATTCAGGACTGTTGTCGGAAATACTTATTGTTGGCGGATTTGCAGGATTAATATTTTTTATTTTCCTTGAACTTAAAATTTCATCTCCCATTCTGAATGTTAATTTATTTCGAAACAACCGCACATTTGCTTTTTCGAATTTAGCTTCATTAATAAATTATGCAGCAACATTTGCCATTACTTTCATGCTGAGTTTATATTTACAGAATGTGCGCGGACTTTCACCAAGTGATGCAGGTTTGCTATTGGTAACACAACCGGTATTAATGGCTGTTGTAGCAATTTTTTCAGGAAGATTATCTGATAAAATTGATTCAAGAATCTTATCATCACTGGGAATGAGTATAATTGTAATAGGCTTGATTTTATTGACTTTTATCAAAACAGATACGCCAAACATTTATCTTATTTCTTCGCTTGCAATTTTAGGAATGGGCTTTGGTTTATTTTCATCACCAAATACCAATGCAGTGATGAGCTCAGTTGAAAAGAAATTTCTTGGTGTAGCATCGGGAATAAACAGTACCATGCGCATGACCGGACAAATGGTAAGTATGGCTATTGCCGCATTAGTTATTCATATATATGTTGGTGAGAAAAAAATTGAAGCGGATACCATTCCTCAATACATGACCACATTAAAAGTTATTTTTGCAGTGTTTGCAGTATTATGTTTTCTTGGCGTTTTTGCTTCATTAGCGCGCGGAAAGAAGGTTGAACCAAGTTCTTTAAAATAA
- a CDS encoding universal stress protein — MKNILIPTDLSDCTRDTLKYAIKFSVKSNTKLFFYHISEKAGITSYMKDFIGKIFSEMNIDMNSFQAEYITDKGDFTNEKIKRTIKKNDIDLVIMGASHEAFRNTFFGTFVSDLINEVGCPVLSVPHGYKGNGIETIGFASELFDLKKRIKEIIPFAKLFDANIEVFHVYPVYPKVVDIETFNVEKVLTQIKKENDYEKISLHFIKTGFDNEPVKGIMKYLNTNKPDLLVMSHKPRGLFDKLSLDKGATTSVIKSSSFPILALNKKSKKKIM; from the coding sequence ATGAAAAACATACTTATCCCAACCGATTTGTCTGATTGCACAAGAGACACTTTAAAATATGCTATAAAGTTTTCAGTAAAAAGCAATACCAAATTATTTTTTTATCATATTTCCGAGAAGGCAGGAATTACTTCATACATGAAAGATTTTATCGGAAAAATATTTTCTGAAATGAATATCGATATGAACTCTTTCCAGGCAGAATACATTACCGATAAAGGTGATTTTACCAATGAAAAGATAAAAAGAACCATTAAAAAAAATGATATTGATTTAGTGATAATGGGTGCAAGTCACGAAGCATTCAGAAATACTTTTTTCGGAACTTTTGTTTCGGACCTGATAAATGAAGTTGGTTGTCCGGTTCTTTCCGTGCCGCACGGTTATAAAGGTAATGGCATTGAAACTATTGGATTTGCTTCAGAATTATTCGACCTGAAAAAACGAATTAAAGAAATTATCCCGTTTGCAAAATTGTTCGATGCAAACATTGAAGTATTCCATGTTTATCCCGTATATCCCAAGGTGGTGGATATTGAAACATTTAATGTTGAAAAAGTGCTGACCCAGATAAAAAAGGAAAATGATTACGAAAAAATAAGCCTGCATTTTATAAAAACAGGATTCGATAATGAACCGGTTAAAGGAATAATGAAATATTTAAATACGAACAAACCCGACTTACTAGTGATGTCGCATAAACCAAGAGGTTTGTTTGATAAGCTATCACTCGATAAGGGCGCAACAACTTCAGTGATAAAATCAAGTTCATTTCCGATATTGGCATTAAATAAAAAGTCAAAGAAAAAAATTATGTGA
- a CDS encoding isoprenylcysteine carboxylmethyltransferase family protein produces MTTISNSNLELIIFIVLSIFIIFFSSHVILKPKSHGFFRFLGWEGIAWLLANNYKYWFVNPFSLLQIISWICLLYGAYLVLAGVILMKTKGKSNKDRNDNTLYSFEKTTQLIDTGLFKYVRHPLYGSLVFLTWGIFFKNFDWLLLIISVLSTFFFFITMIVEEKENIMFFGEEYQAYTKRSKMIIPFII; encoded by the coding sequence ATGACAACAATTTCAAATTCAAATCTTGAACTAATTATTTTTATTGTACTAAGTATTTTTATAATCTTCTTTTCTAGCCATGTGATTTTAAAACCTAAAAGTCATGGATTCTTTCGTTTCCTTGGATGGGAAGGCATTGCGTGGTTGCTTGCAAACAATTATAAATACTGGTTTGTAAATCCATTTTCTTTATTACAAATCATTTCATGGATTTGCCTGTTATATGGCGCATACCTTGTTCTTGCAGGAGTAATATTGATGAAAACAAAAGGCAAATCAAATAAAGACCGCAACGACAACACACTTTACAGCTTTGAAAAAACCACACAGCTTATTGATACCGGGCTTTTTAAATATGTGAGACATCCGTTATATGGTTCATTGGTTTTTTTAACGTGGGGAATATTTTTCAAGAATTTCGATTGGCTTCTTCTGATAATTTCTGTGCTTTCAACTTTTTTCTTCTTCATTACCATGATTGTTGAAGAAAAAGAAAACATCATGTTCTTTGGTGAAGAATACCAAGCTTACACAAAACGCAGCAAAATGATTATTCCTTTTATCATTTAG
- a CDS encoding ATP-binding protein produces the protein MKFSKPNFISVFISSIITIIFIVIFVITSISAYNQILWWVLFTSSIGIFIATFFFVKYAVEKFIYEKIRPIYKTIYHEKSPKGKKIKQSEINDNIISSVNQQVIKWAENNKEEIENLRKMEAYRREFLGNVSHELKTPIFNIQGYILTLLDGGMDDPSINKEYLLRTEKSINRMINIVQDLETISHLETGELKLKLTRFDIVSLVKEVFEFLEIIAKKRNITFHFDKDYDKPVLVLADKEKIRQVLTNLIDNSLKYGNDGGKTKVSFFDMDENILIEVTDNGIGVAQNDIPRLFERFFRTDKSRSREQGGTGLGLSIVKHIIEAHEQTVNVRSTLGFGTTFAFTLKKG, from the coding sequence ATGAAATTCTCAAAACCTAATTTTATTTCAGTTTTTATTTCTTCAATCATCACAATAATTTTTATCGTAATTTTTGTCATCACCAGTATTTCCGCATATAACCAAATACTATGGTGGGTTTTATTCACTTCATCAATCGGAATTTTTATTGCAACATTTTTCTTTGTGAAATATGCTGTAGAAAAATTTATTTACGAAAAAATACGCCCGATTTATAAAACCATTTACCATGAAAAATCACCGAAAGGAAAAAAAATAAAACAATCGGAAATCAATGATAATATTATTTCTTCCGTTAATCAGCAAGTGATCAAATGGGCAGAAAACAACAAGGAGGAAATTGAAAACCTCAGGAAAATGGAGGCATACAGAAGAGAATTCCTCGGGAATGTTTCGCACGAATTAAAAACTCCAATCTTTAACATCCAGGGATATATACTCACTTTGCTCGACGGAGGAATGGACGACCCCAGCATAAATAAAGAATATCTTTTACGTACCGAGAAGAGCATCAACAGGATGATAAATATTGTTCAGGATCTTGAAACGATTTCGCATCTCGAAACAGGTGAACTAAAACTTAAATTGACCCGATTTGATATAGTATCACTGGTGAAAGAAGTTTTTGAATTCCTGGAGATTATCGCAAAAAAAAGAAATATTACTTTTCATTTTGATAAAGATTATGATAAACCTGTTTTAGTATTAGCTGATAAAGAAAAAATCCGCCAGGTGTTAACCAACTTAATTGACAACTCCCTGAAATACGGTAACGACGGGGGAAAAACAAAGGTCAGCTTTTTTGATATGGATGAAAATATTCTTATCGAAGTTACCGATAACGGTATTGGGGTTGCACAAAATGACATCCCACGATTGTTTGAACGTTTTTTCCGCACCGATAAAAGTCGTTCGCGTGAACAAGGCGGAACAGGACTGGGGTTATCTATTGTTAAACATATTATAGAAGCTCACGAACAAACCGTGAATGTTCGCAGTACACTTGGCTTTGGGACTACATTTGCATTTACTTTAAAAAAGGGATAA
- a CDS encoding geranylgeranylglyceryl/heptaprenylglyceryl phosphate synthase, which yields MNIYSNIVKKGKKTKKFAVLIDPDKISSKKLTEIAEIASKNYVDFFFVGGSLLTNDNLDNTIRTLKDNCNVPVVIFPGSNMQINKNADAILLLSLISSRNPEMLIGKHVIAAPYLKASGLEIISTGYMLIESGKPTAVLYMSNSVPIPADKPDIATCTAMAGEMLGLKMIFMDAGSGAILTVSEKMIAKVKQNISVPLIVGGGIRTPAKAHDLCCAGADIIVVGNAIEENTRLIENIADAINLAC from the coding sequence ATGAATATTTATTCAAACATCGTTAAAAAAGGAAAGAAAACAAAAAAATTTGCTGTACTTATCGATCCCGATAAAATTAGCAGTAAAAAACTTACGGAAATTGCTGAAATCGCTTCGAAAAATTATGTTGATTTTTTCTTTGTCGGCGGTAGTCTGCTCACCAACGATAACCTTGATAATACGATAAGAACATTAAAGGACAACTGTAATGTTCCTGTAGTTATTTTTCCAGGAAGTAATATGCAAATAAATAAAAATGCCGATGCTATTCTTCTGCTTTCGCTTATTAGTAGCCGTAACCCGGAAATGCTTATCGGGAAACATGTGATAGCTGCACCTTACCTTAAAGCCAGCGGACTTGAAATTATCTCTACAGGCTATATGCTTATCGAAAGCGGGAAACCAACAGCTGTGCTTTATATGAGTAACTCCGTACCGATTCCTGCCGACAAACCCGATATTGCAACATGTACAGCCATGGCAGGAGAAATGCTCGGACTTAAAATGATTTTTATGGATGCCGGAAGCGGAGCCATATTAACGGTTTCAGAAAAAATGATTGCCAAAGTAAAGCAAAATATTTCTGTTCCGCTGATTGTTGGCGGAGGAATTCGTACACCCGCAAAAGCTCATGATTTATGCTGTGCAGGAGCTGATATTATTGTTGTTGGTAACGCTATTGAAGAAAACACCCGGTTGATTGAAAACATTGCCGATGCTATAAATCTTGCATGTTAA
- a CDS encoding 4'-phosphopantetheinyl transferase superfamily protein, with translation MGILFTRNINNATVGLWEITESVDVLFSKIKLNNEENELYNSFKNDTRKLHWLSYRNLLMELITPEEYSHVIYDDNGKPYLADNSHHLSVSHSGKFSAAVISKTKSVGIDIEIIHPKIEKVIHKYLSDEEIKNIGTTSRFEKLYIYWSAKESLYKLYGKRNLLFQENILIKPFIYSEKGEITGSIITEKMNQDFKLFYEKIHDYILVYTLAD, from the coding sequence ATGGGAATTCTTTTTACAAGAAATATTAATAACGCAACCGTTGGACTGTGGGAGATTACAGAAAGCGTAGATGTTTTATTTTCGAAAATAAAATTGAATAACGAAGAAAATGAATTATATAACAGCTTTAAAAATGATACCCGGAAACTTCATTGGCTTAGTTATCGAAACCTTTTAATGGAACTTATTACTCCCGAAGAATATTCGCATGTAATTTATGATGATAATGGAAAGCCTTATTTGGCTGACAATTCGCATCATCTTTCTGTTTCCCATTCCGGAAAATTTTCAGCGGCAGTTATTAGTAAAACAAAATCTGTGGGCATCGATATTGAAATCATTCATCCGAAAATTGAAAAGGTGATACACAAATATCTTTCCGATGAAGAAATAAAAAATATTGGAACCACATCACGCTTTGAAAAGCTTTATATTTACTGGAGCGCTAAAGAATCATTATATAAACTTTACGGGAAAAGAAATTTATTATTCCAGGAAAATATCCTGATAAAGCCATTTATATATTCTGAAAAAGGAGAAATAACAGGTAGTATAATAACTGAAAAAATGAATCAGGATTTTAAATTATTCTATGAAAAAATACATGATTATATATTGGTTTATACTTTAGCTGACTGA